In Pseudomonadaceae bacterium SI-3, the sequence CTGCTCACGAAAGTCATCCGATAGCCGACCGTCCTCGGTCTCCCCGCCCTGCCCGGCAATGAACGCCAACCGCGCGCCAGCAGGCACCATCGCGATATGGGAGTAACCGTTCGGCGCCGGGTCGTACAGACCAGGCGGATTGATCATCGCGGGTCTGGATGATGTCTTCGAATCATTCATGCTGCCTCCAATGTCAGGTTGGGAGCGGAAGCGCCGCCTCCTCGACCCACCATAGCGAAGCGGCGACTCGATGACGACCCGACAGCTTGCCGATGGTCCGCACCCCGCTTAAGGTTGTCGCCCCCTGGCTGGAGGCTTTTTCATGTGGTCATTTCGCGATTGGCGCCGCAAACGCATCCTCGCCCGCCTCGCCATCGAACCTGCCCTCTGGCAGCGCATACTGGACAGCCTGCCGATCCTCGACGGCTTGACCCAGGAGGAAACCGAGCGCCTGCGTGAGCGCAGCCTCCTGTTTCTGCATGCCAAGCGCCTGACCGCCCTGCCCGGCGTCGAACTGCAGCCGGCAGATCGCCTGCGCCTGGCCGCGCAAGCGCAGCTGCCGCTGCTGCATCTGGCCGATCTGGACTGGTACCAAGGCTTCCATGAAATCGTGATATACCCGGGCGACTTTCACAGCCCGCAGAAGCACCGCGACTCGGCCGGCGTGGTGCATGAGTGGGACGGCCAGCACAGCGGTGAGGCCTGGCTGCAGGGCCCTGTCATTCTGGCCTGGCCCGGGGTTAAGGAAAGCGGCAGCTGGGAAGGCTACAACCTGGTGATCCACGAGCTCGCGCATAAGCTCGACATGCTCAACGGCGATGCCAACGGCCTTCCGCCACTGCACGCCAACATGCATATCGAGAGCTGGGCGACGGCGATGCAAAGCGCCTATGACAGGCTCAACCGAACGCTGGACGCCAACCCAGACGCCCATACCGACATTGATCCCTATGCCGCCGAAAATCCGGCCGAGTTCTTCGCCGTCACCAGCGAATACTTCTTCAGCGCGCCGGATCTGCTGCACCAGAGCTATCCCGAGGTGTACGCCCAGCTCCAGGCCTTCTACCGCCAGGACCCACTGACGCGTCTTCGAGACCTGCAAACGAGCCATCCCGACTACGCGGAACCTCACTGACCTGGGGCCGTCGAATGCGCGCATGACGTGCCAGCCAAGTCCGCTACGCCCGGCATGGCAAAACGCCCGACACTGCGCCTATAATCGCGCCCACTTTTTTCGCCCCAGGCCGCCTCGGCCGACCACGGAGCAATGTTCATGAGCTACAGCAAAGTCCCGGCCGGCAAAGACCTGCCAAACGACATCTACGTCGCCATCGAAATCCCGGCCAACCACGCGCCGATCAAATACGAAATCGATCACGACACCGACTGCCTGTTCGTCGACCGCTTCATGGCCACGCCGATGTTCTACCCGGCCAACTACGGCTTCATCCCTCACACCCTGGCCGACGATGGCGACCCGCTAGACGTACTGGTCGTGACGCCCTACCCAGTTGCCCCAGGCTCCGTCATCCGCTGCCGTCCAGTGGGCGTGCTGAACATGACCGACGAAGCCGGCGGCGACGCCAAGTTGATTGCCGTCCCGCATGACAAGCTGAGCCAGCTGTACGTGGACGTGAAGGAATACACCGACCTGCCGCCGCTGCTGATCGAGCAGATCAAGCACTTCTTCGAGAACTACAAGGATCTCGAGAAGGGCAAGTGGGTCAAGGTCGAAGGCTGGGAAGGCGCCGACGCCGCCCGCGCCGCCATCATCAAAGCTGCCGAGGCTTATCAGAAGTAAGCCGAAGCACTGAAGAAAAGCCGGCCACAAGCCGGCTTTTTTATGCCTCGATTTTCGTACTACCTCATTTGAACGTGAGCTTGCTCCCGGCGTTAAACCGTCCGCCCCGGCGCGGGTTCGTAATACGACCGAAGCCGCCGTTGATTCGCAGATTGTCGTAGTAGTCGCGGCCGAACAGGTTAACGACGCCCAAATGAGCCTCCCAGCGCTGATCGCTATCCAGCAGAGGCCAGCCACTACGTGCATTGGTGGCGACATCGCCGGCT encodes:
- a CDS encoding zinc-dependent peptidase, with product MWSFRDWRRKRILARLAIEPALWQRILDSLPILDGLTQEETERLRERSLLFLHAKRLTALPGVELQPADRLRLAAQAQLPLLHLADLDWYQGFHEIVIYPGDFHSPQKHRDSAGVVHEWDGQHSGEAWLQGPVILAWPGVKESGSWEGYNLVIHELAHKLDMLNGDANGLPPLHANMHIESWATAMQSAYDRLNRTLDANPDAHTDIDPYAAENPAEFFAVTSEYFFSAPDLLHQSYPEVYAQLQAFYRQDPLTRLRDLQTSHPDYAEPH
- a CDS encoding inorganic diphosphatase, with the translated sequence MSYSKVPAGKDLPNDIYVAIEIPANHAPIKYEIDHDTDCLFVDRFMATPMFYPANYGFIPHTLADDGDPLDVLVVTPYPVAPGSVIRCRPVGVLNMTDEAGGDAKLIAVPHDKLSQLYVDVKEYTDLPPLLIEQIKHFFENYKDLEKGKWVKVEGWEGADAARAAIIKAAEAYQK